One window of Triticum dicoccoides isolate Atlit2015 ecotype Zavitan chromosome 5A, WEW_v2.0, whole genome shotgun sequence genomic DNA carries:
- the LOC119304038 gene encoding pentatricopeptide repeat-containing protein At4g35130, chloroplastic-like codes for MATPLVLASRGAHAAAATTTSTCASQHLAAATSKEPPPRVRPKRGATKSLVLSHAAAGRMDAALEALAAAGSCDAFLHNVVIRGLADAGLPGAALAAYRAMLAAGARPGRFTFPVVLKCCARLGALEDGRAAHSAAIRLGVVAADVYTGNSLLAFYARLGMVGDAERVFDGMPARDIVTWNSMVDGYVSNGLGALALGCFREMHEALEVQHDCVGIIAALAACCLESALMQGREVHAYVIRHGMEHDVKVGTSILDMYCKCGDIASAEGVFATMPLRTVVTWNCMIGGYALNERPEEAFDCFVQMKEEGHQVEVVTAINLLAACAQTESSLYGRSVHGYITRRQFLPHVVLETALLEMYSKVGKVKSSEKVFGQMTTKTLVSWNNMIAAYMYKEMYIEAITLFLELLNQPLYPDYFTMSAVVPAFVLLGLLRQCRQMHGYIVRLGYGESTLIMNAVMHMYARCGDVLSSREIFDKMAGKDVISWNTMIMGYAIHGQGRTALEMFSEMRCNGLQPNESTFVSVLTACSVSGLTDEGWTQFNSMQRDYGMIPQIEHYGCMTDLLGRAGDLREVMQFIEKMPIDPTFRVWGSLLTASRNRNDMDIAEYAAERIFQLEHDQLEHDNTGCYVLISSMYADAGRWNDVERIRSLMEEKGLRRTEPTSIVELHGISCSFVNGDTTHPQSKMIQEVSNFLSGKIGEMVDPTNQSDPTSLESRRTTEPNKHSVRLAVVFGLISSEARTPILVKKNVRICNDCHHALKLISKYSGRRIVVGDTNIYHQFSDGSCCCGDYW; via the coding sequence ATGGCCACGCCGCTGGTCCTCGCCTCCCGCggcgcccacgccgccgccgccaccaccacctccacctgcgCCTCCCAGCACCTCGCCGCGGCCACCTCCAAGGAGCCCCCGCCGCGCGTGCGGCCCAAGCGCGGCGCCACCAAGTCGCTCGTCCTCTCCCACGCCGCCGCCGGCCGCATGGACGCCGCCCTGGAGGCCCTGGCGGCCGCCGGCAGCTGCGACGCGTTCCTCCACAACGTCGTCATCCGGGGCCTCGCCGACGCGGGCCTCCCGGGCGCCGCGCTGGCCGCCTACCGCGCCATGCTGGCGGCCGGCGCGCGCCCCGGCCGCTTCACCTTCCCCGTCGTCCTCAAGTGCTGCGCGCGGCTCGGGGCGCTCGAGGACGGCCGCGCGGCGCACTCGGCGGCGATCAGgctcggcgtggtggccgccgacgtGTACACGGGCAACTCGCTCCTCGCCTTCTACGCCAGGCTCGGCATGGTGGGCGACGCCGAGAGAGTGTTCGACGGAATGCCGGCCAGGGACATCGTCACCTGGAACTCCATGGTCGACGGCTACGTGTCCAACGGCCTCGGGGCGCTGGCCCTGGGCTGCTTCAGGGAGATGCACGAGGCGCTGGAGGTGCAGCATGACTGCGTCGGGATCATAGCCGCGCTCGCCGCGTGCTGCTTGGAATCTGCGCTGATGCAAGGGCGGGAGGTGCACGCCTATGTGATCAGGCACGGGATGGAGCATGACGTCAAGGTTGGCACTTCTATCCTTGACATGTACTGCAAGTGTGGCGACATTGCTTCTGCCGAGGGCGTGTTTGCGACGATGCCACTGAGGACCGTGGTGACATGGAATTGTATGATAGGTGGGTATGCCCTGAACGAACGGCCCGAGGAGGCATTTGATTGCTTCGTGCAAATGAAGGAAGAGGGCCACCAGGTGGAAGTGGTTACCGCTATCAATTTGCTGGCTGCCTGTGCTCAAACTGAGAGCTCGCTGTATGGAAGGAGTGTTCACGGTTACATAACCAGAAGACAGTTTCTTCCTCATGTGGTGCTCGAGACCGCGCTTCTCGAGATGTACAGCAAAGTTGGCAAAGTGAAATCATCGGAGAAGGTATTTGGTCAGATGACGACCAAAACTCTGGTATCATGGAACAATATGATCGCCGCCTACATGTACAAGGAGATGTATATTGAAGCGATCACATTGTTCCTTGAATTACTGAATCAGCCGCTTTACCCTGATTATTTCACCATGTCGGCAGTAGTACCGGCGTTTGTTTTGCTGGGGTTGCTGAGACAATGCAGGCAAATGCACGGCTACATTGTCAGGCTAGGTTACGGGGAGAGCACTCTCATCATGAACGCAGTTATGCATATGTATGCGAGGTGTGGTGATGTTTTGTCCTCGAGAGAGATATTTGACAAAATGGCAGGTAAGGATGTCATCTCTTGGAACACAATGATAATGGGCTATGCGATTCATGGTCAGGGGAGAACTGCACTGGAGATGTTCTCCGAGATGAGATGTAATGGTCTGCAACCAAATGAGAGTACCTTTGTCTCCGTGTTGACTGCTTGCAGTGTTTCAGGCTTGACAGATGAAGGCTGGACGCAGTTCAACTCAATGCAACGTGACTATGGTATGATCCCACAGATTGAGCACTACGGATGCATGACAGATCTGCTTGGTCGGGCAGGTGATCTTAGAGAGGTTATGCAATTTATTGAAAAAATGCCAATAGATCCAACATTCAGGGTTTGGGGCTCCCTACTGACTGCAAGCAGGAATAGGAATGACATGGATATAGCAGAATACGCAGCAGAGAGGATATTTCAACTCGAACATGACCAACTGGAACATGACAACACAGGTTGCTATGTTCTTATTTCTTCCATGTATGCCGATGCAGGGAGATGGAACGATGTCGAGAGAATAAGATCACTGATGGAGGAGAAGGGGCTGCGAAGGACAGAACCAACAAGCATAGTTGAGCTTCATGGCATCTCCTGCAGTTTTGTCAACGGGGACACGACGCACCCTCAGAGCAAGATGATTCAGGAAGTGTCCAACTTTCTGTCAGGAAAGATTGGAGAAATGGTTGACCCAACAAATCAATCTGATCCAACCTCTCTGGAGTCGAGGAGAACAACAGAGCCCAACAAGCATAGTGTGAGGCTGGCTGTCGTCTTTGGTCTGATATCATCCGAGGCCAGAACCCCAATTCTTGTCAAGAAGAACGTGCGCATATGCAACGACTGCCATCATGCGCTGAAGTTGATATCGAAATATTCGGGACGGAGGATTGTTGTCGGCGACACAAATATCTATCACCAATTCTCGGATGGGTCTTGCTGCTGCGGTGACTACTGGTGA
- the LOC119304039 gene encoding uncharacterized protein LOC119304039, whose translation MAVAARARGSPLLRALSGTRARPPLARSIHEGPDTIDELLDRHLSKKGPTPSAILDDDAAEALARRRLTSSRREALGLYRDILRATRLFEWPDERGVPWRDTLRANARREFEEARGERDPEVVARLLIGGRDAVDQALERVADASRRMVQAEEAKRRGGP comes from the coding sequence ATGGCCGTGGCCGCACGCGCACGGGGCTCGCCGCTCCTCCGCGCCCTCTCCGGCACGAGGGCGCGGCCGCCGCTGGCCCGATCCATCCACGAGGGGCCCGACACCATCGACGAGCTCCTCGACCGCCACCTCTCCAAGAAGGGGCCCACCCCCTCCGCCATCCTCGACGACGACGCGGCGGAGGCCCTGGCGCGGCGGAGGCTGACGAGCTCGCGGCGGGAGGCGCTGGGGCTGTACCGGGACATCCTGCGCGCGACGCGCCTGTTCGAGTGGCCCGACGAGCGCGGCGTGCCGTGGCGCGACACGCTGCGCGCCAACGCGCGCCGCGAGTTCGAGGAGGCCCGCGGCGAGCGCGACCCGGAGGTGGTCGCGCGGCTCCTCATCGGCGGCCGCGATGCCGTCGACCAGGCCCTCGAGCGCGTCGCCGACGCCTCCCGCCGCATGGTCCAGGCCGAGGAGGCCAAGCGCCGCGGCGGGCCGTAG
- the LOC119304040 gene encoding uncharacterized protein At4g08330, chloroplastic, which yields MAQPPAATTPAAAYGCAACGADLNLSASHLYPARTYFEAGNKGTLSFSWVDESRLRFAAEDRIRPFFETLDYWGIQRKRTRVSCDACGKLLGHVYDDGPPLMDGTGQLGMGPSQVVPRRPRYRFKVKAVTAAGSSAAAAR from the coding sequence ATGGCCCAGCCACCGGCGGCGACGACTCCGGCAGCGGCGTACGGGTGCGCGGCGTGCGGCGCGGACCTGAACCTGTCGGCCTCCCACCTGTACCCGGCGAGGACCTACTTCGAGGCCGGGAACAAGGGCACGCTGTCCTTCAGCTGGGTGGACGAGTCGCGGCTGCGGTTCGCGGCGGAGGACCGGATCCGCCCCTTCTTCGAGACGCTCGACTACTGGGGCATCCAGCGGAAGCGCACCCGCGTCAGCTGCGACGCCTGCGGCAAGCTCCTCGGCCACGTCTACGACGACGGGCCCCCGCTCATGGACGGCACCGGCCAGCTCGGAATGGGCCCCAGCCAGGTCGTCCCCCGCCGGCCCAGGTACCGGTTCAAGGTCAAGGCCGTCACCGCCGCCggttcctccgccgccgccgcgcgctga